The segment CGCAAATATCTGCTCAACGCCTGGTGGATTGCCACCATGCCCGGAATTTTCCTCGGCCTGACGCTTACCAGTATCAATCTGGTTGGCGCATCGCTGGAACGGGCAAGAAACACCATTCACGGAGGCGCAGAATAATGACAACCCCGCTTCTTGAACTCAAAGATCTTGTCGTAACTGCTGGCCACACCGAACAGTCGCGCCGGATTCTTGACGGCATATCGTTTACCTTGCAGCCCCGCGAGATCGTTGGCGTGGTGGGTGCCAGCGGTGCGGGCAAAACGGTGCTGTCAAAGGCGGTGGTCAATTGGCTGGAACCACCTTTATCCATGCAGTCGGGACAGGTGCTGTTTGAGGGCACAGATATTTTCGCTATTGGTGCGGCAGAAATGCGTAAATTGCGCCGCCGTGTGGCCTATGTCGGGTCCAACCCAATGGGGGCGCTTGATCCCACCCTGTCGGTCGGTGCTCAGATTGTTGAAAAGCTGCGGGCCGTTGTTCCCGGCACCTCGTATGGCGATGCGGAAAAGCGGGTGATTTCCTTGCTGGAGGCCGTGCGCATTCCCTCAGCACGCAGCCGCTTTCATGATTATCCCTCCCAATTCAGCGGCGGGATGATGCAGCGAGCCCTGATTGTCGATGCGCTGATTACCAATCCGGCGTTGCTGATTGCCGATAACGTTACCCAACCGCTGGATGTGACGGTGGCGGCGCAGGTGATCCGTTTGATGAAAGAGCTGACTGCTGATTTCGATACGGCCGTTTTGTTTGTTTCCTCCTCTCTTCCGGTAGCGCGTGAAGCCTGTTCGCGCATTCTCGTCATGGAGGATGGCCGGATCGTCGAGGGACAGTCGGCAGAAAACCTGATTGCCACACCAACCTATCCCTACACACGGGAACTGGTGGCCCAGACACCGAAAATCTGGCTTGAAAAAAACGCTGTTGCACGCCTCGGCGATGACAGGCCGGTGGTGATCAGCCTACGTGACGCCTCACAGATCTATAAGGTTCGCAAGAAGACGGGCCTTGGCGGGGTCAACACCGTGCGGGCGGTGCGCAATGTGACGTTTGATATTCGCAGAGGCGACAGTTTTGCCATCGTTGGCGAATCCGGCTGCGGTAAATCCACACTGATGCGGCTGTTGAGCCGTCTCGAGCGTCCAAGCTCCGGTCAGGTTTTGTGCAAAGACAAAGACATTGCCCAGCTCAGTGGCAAAGACCTTTTGGCGTTTCGCAGCACGCTGCAAATGGTGTTGCAGGACCCCTTCGGCTCTCTGCCGCCACGCACCACGGTTGGCC is part of the Agrobacterium vitis genome and harbors:
- a CDS encoding ABC transporter ATP-binding protein, translated to MTTPLLELKDLVVTAGHTEQSRRILDGISFTLQPREIVGVVGASGAGKTVLSKAVVNWLEPPLSMQSGQVLFEGTDIFAIGAAEMRKLRRRVAYVGSNPMGALDPTLSVGAQIVEKLRAVVPGTSYGDAEKRVISLLEAVRIPSARSRFHDYPSQFSGGMMQRALIVDALITNPALLIADNVTQPLDVTVAAQVIRLMKELTADFDTAVLFVSSSLPVAREACSRILVMEDGRIVEGQSAENLIATPTYPYTRELVAQTPKIWLEKNAVARLGDDRPVVISLRDASQIYKVRKKTGLGGVNTVRAVRNVTFDIRRGDSFAIVGESGCGKSTLMRLLSRLERPSSGQVLCKDKDIAQLSGKDLLAFRSTLQMVLQDPFGSLPPRTTVGRMLEEPLRTHGWRDKATIRTRVLKVMGEVGLPAALYEELPLGLSAGQRQRINVARALVLEPEILIMDETLSALDQAEQFKLLDLFQTLQKEYNLTYIFISHDLAMVRKVCNRVAVMYLGEVFELAENERLFFDPGHPYTKALLSAMPTLEERRYQPQDCLLEGEPPSPIHIPDGCSFKSRCPQAMEKCRTISPSLTDRGEQDFAACHLVNPIFGTAPDKGSLVEAGP